The Eublepharis macularius isolate TG4126 chromosome 7, MPM_Emac_v1.0, whole genome shotgun sequence sequence GGGAATGTGCCATTTCATTACTATCATTGATGGAGACTTCACACCTCCAGGGATAGGTATTATTTTATACCAGGTAGTTTACAATTTGAATATTTTACTTATTTGCTTCAATCAGTTAGAATATATATGTTCTAATTGACATATATTTACTTTCAGAATAACAGGCATTGTCAGATGTGTAGTGAAACAACCATGTGAGTCTTTCCATGGTCTTATGTGTAAAATTTTAGCAACTACACATTATGCAAAGTAATAATAGTGTTAAATTTGGGAGGTTAAATTTTGACAAGTGTCAGTAATGCATATATAATAAttctggttttctttttcttttgtagcTATTTTAACAGCAACATCtggtttttaattcattttaattgAATTGTAATTATTATTGGAATAATTAATTCCTGGATGTGTGTAGTTGtacacagggatttttttcagggggaacacgggagaacggagttcaggaacctcttgaaaatggtcacatggctggtggtcccgccctctgtctggagatcagggggcggggccaccagccatgtgaccattttccctgagGGCAATCCTCTGagtaccaccacctcttttcccagaaaaaaagccctggttgtacatAGCATTATgaggaccactgaggaaggccagtTCAGGTCGAAACATGTCCGATCAGTTTTATTTTTAGATACTATAAAAAGTATTATGATATAGTATTTATTCTGATGCATGTATCATGGTCATTGGATTCTCCATCAATATGTATGGAATTTTTAATCTTGTATGCATTTATTAGGAGTTCTGGTATTTATACTtttattcctttatatttttaatggtgtttgtgtaCACAATCtgtaataaataattttaaaaatgtaacatttttatATGGTAGCTTGACCCTCCCAGTTCACTCCCTCTCTTACCATCACTGCCTCCTCCAGGTTATGTGAATGGTTGAGAGCATGTTGTGTTTCCAGGGCCATTGCCTTATGGCAAATCTGATTTCATAGTTTGCTGATTTGCTAACATTTGGAGAGGTTAGGTTTCAGAAGATCTCTAGTATAtagatttcatttctttttgcagggggttggggaGTAAGGGTGTGAGATAACACTGCCTTATTAATGTAAGCATGAAACATCATTGGTTTTGCTTTTGATGCATACACTAGCCCggtatagacagacagacagacaggcacacCCATGCACATTGACTCACCCCGAATGGAGAGAAAGCAGGCATGAGTGATTGCCTGGTTATCTATAGAGTGCAGCTGCGTAGAGGAACCAtctgcacacatacacacctccCAATGAATGACTACATTCTGAAATCAGCATCGTGAGAATGGGGAGGGAGAATAACCCTGCAAAGGGGCCCTTCGCCTAGACGGCCCTCACCCCCCCACCAAGAAGTGAGGGGGAGCGTGCCACGAGCAGGATGTGTCCGGCCAAGGCACTGGTCTGGGTGTAAGTTCGTTGTTGTGGTGAGTCCCTTATGCTGGTGAAGCTGGGCAAGGCACACATCCCACACTATGGCAAGGCAAGGCGAGTCAGAGCCAGGTGCCTCCCTTTTCTCAGGTTGTGGCTTGCAGAAGTGAGAACTCACGGCACCCCTCTTTGGGCTGGGGTGGTCCCAGCAGGGGGGCGGCCCACAAGGAGGATCGGCTCTGGTGGGGAGGGGTGGCTCCCCCAGGCTTTCAGCCCACTGTGAATTTTCCAGGTGGCCTTAATGGTCAGTCCATCCCAatggggagtgtgtgtgcatgcagccACTTCCTCTGTGCCCTGCAGACAaacaggcaggggtgggggtcaCGGCCAGCGTGCTTGTGGCTGCTCTCCTTCCCTGCGTGATGAGTCAGTGCACGGCGGGAGGTGTGCATCAGGCTACTTAGGCATGCGGCTGCAATGGATGAAAAGCAGACCTGCAAGATGACTGGTCCTAAATGATGCTGGGCAAGAAGGGTGGTAGTGCCCAAGAGCTCCAAAGGGAAAGTTTATACTCACACTTTGACTTGGAACTACCGCACTCCATACTCACATTTTAAACAATTGCTGCTCTCCAGAAGGAGATTTTTGTCCTATGCCATttccagagccagtttgatgtagtggttaagagcagcaggactttaatctggatttgattccccactcctctgcttgaagccagctgggtgtccttgggtcagtcacatcttctcggagctctctcagccccacccacctcacagggtgattgtcatgaggataagaataatacactttgtaaaccgctctgagtgacctgaagggcggtatataaaccgaatgttattattattaaattcatCAGAGTCACAGTGGAGCTCTTTCCCCCCCGATCGTTTACACATTTTATTTAAgttataaacagtaaacataaaagataaaaaacacatcattattatctatttcatgtaaaaagtctataaatggtttccattcagccaaaaatgtagatagtggccgtttccacacacgttgaataatccactttcaatacgctttagtgaacatttgtaactgattttccatgtgtggaacaaaaaatccacttctaaaggataactaaagcgtattgaaagtggattattcaacgtgtgtggaaacggccaatgtcttttctctaatcagtgaagtaagttttgccattgacacacactccaaaacttttatccaccattcctccattgtaggcattgttggagttttccatttttgtgcatacaataCTCTTTGCTGCCatgatcatatataaaaacaaaaagttCCAAATTTATTTCCAACTGgctatccatcattcccaacaaaatgGACGGTGGAGCTCTTGAGCAGGTTCACTATGTGCAAAGCCACTTTCTTCTCAACAGGCTTATTGACAGTAACATAATTTAGTTCAGATACATTACTATATAGTTTATATTTATACGtttataaataaacaatacagaatATTTTCAATTTGATAAGCTCCATTGTATTTCAGGGAGCAGAATTAAACAATTCATACCAGCAAACTGGTAAGAATAAAACTCTGCATTTATATATGAATCTAGATCACATTCTTCATACTCTAGGAAAAAATACTAATCCTTTAAAAATTCTGGGTTTGCTTATGAAACTTTTATAGGCTTCCAAACTTTAGCAGCCCTTGCTGTTATGATACATGTGGTTCTGTCTCAGTTTAATAAACGTGAGGAAATATCTATGACCCAACTTGGGTATCATCTCTTGCAGAGGAGTGGGTtatcattatttttattattagataCAAATTCATTCAGCTGAGTTGCAGTTAGTTGACGAATAGCATCTGGAAGGAAGGATTTGCATCTTGGTATTTGCATGGGCTAAACATCTGTACTTCCAAGAGTGTGCACGTGTGTTCCTGAACGTACATTCTGCTGGGCAAGCGTGTGTGTATCTAGGCATTGGGACAGCCTTTGCCATCATGCCTAAGTGGCTTTAAACGGGCTGGCTGAATGGAATAATGATGGCGTTCGTGTAAAATTCTGATTTTATCAGTATGACCATGACAGCTTGACAGTTCGAAGGTTTGTATAAGCCATACAGTTTCCCACCTCCCAAGACTTAATGCGAGTCATTACTTTGACGTGCAAGCCCACTCCTCGTTCTCTTCAATAATGCATTCTAGAAATAACACCTTCCTGTCAAAAGTTAATATGCTGATCCCCTGCCCCCCCGGCCCGCTCCCCCAATTCTTGTTTTAGCAGGCTTGTTCGTTTTTGGGCAGGCTTCATGTGTATGTCAGCTTGACTGCAAAACATTATCTCACGGGCTGGCCAAAGTTCTTTCAGTTGATTTGAAACTTTCTCCTTCCATTTCCAATCCTTTCCATTTCCTCGCTGGAAAAATCTGTGAGTCTACGTGTTTTGACATCTTTAATATTTGGAGCAAGGAAAATGATTGCAGATACATACAACCACAAACAGAACAGCATGTCCCGgtttctcttctgggaggaaggtGAACGTCCATAATAAGTGGTTCTCAAACTCAGCAAACCCCCTTTGACTTCGGAAGACTTCTGCAGCCTCCGCCAGTGGTTTATGATGTTTTTGGAGAGGCCTGTTTGTCCTGCAGTCTTGACTTATTCCTTTGAATCAATGACATCAATCCCAGAAAGCATCTTTAAATCGCTTTAGAAGTCTGTGTTTGCTTGAATCAAGGCTTTCCTGTTCCAGTGATCTCATTTGTGGCCAGAGGTGCCCAATTTCTGTACCGGTCCAGGAAGCAGAAATGTATTCTAAAATGAACCCTCTCACAAATGATCAGCCTCTATAACTAAAGTTGATGCCACGTAGCAGTAAGCTCACAGCACTGCATGCGCACGCAAGTTTATTTTACTTGCACATATGAGTTAAAATCAAAACCAGAGATGCACCAGTAAAGTGTCGGCTGTCTCCGTTCCTTACAAAATTGAAAacccctttaattttctttgcaagcaaaatggtGGGCAAACTTTAATTACAAATGTGTAGGGCTACCGGGAGTTAGACAACAATGCCACAGGTAGCTGTCCTGGCCTGCAAGCCACATACTGGCCATTGTTGGCTTGGGTTACGAAATTCATGGGACAATTTTGCTACTTGGGAATGGATAGTTGAATCCACACAACACATCAGAATACCTATCATAGGAAGGCTTACATGGGggacatcagggctcattttgagggggaacgtgcaggaacgcagttccagtagttctccaaaaaggtcacatgacaggtggccgaaatggcccaattcaggcccaaaatggccaggatcaggcccaaaacagccaggattggtcctgaaacggccaggattgggcatctgaccattttgggccccttttcagccccttttgccattttgggcccaatttcggccctgaatggccaggattgggtccaaaacagccaggataggtgacatcagagggtggggcatatgcaaatcagttatgttaatgacacacttctggcgatgttaaggggcgtgacatatgcaaatgagttgtgctaatgagttcctgtggtaatttttctacgaaatgacccttgggGGACATAAACCTATAGCTGCCGAGCTGCAAATAGTTAACTGTTTTGCTTTCCTCTAAATTTTAGGTTGCTCCAAAGTGACGTGCATCAGTCTAACCAGGGAAGCGTCCATCAAACTGTCCCCTCTACATGGCAAACAGATTTCCATCCGCTACCTGGACATGACTGACTGCTTTGTCCTTGAGGATGAAGGACTGCACACCATTGCAGCTCACTGCACTCAGCTGACTCACCTATACCTGCGGCGCTGCATCCGCATCACCGACGAAGGCCTCCGCTACCTGATGATCTACTGCACGTCCATTCGGGAGCTGAGCATGAGCGACTGCCGCTTTGTCAGTGATTTCGGCATGCGCGAGATCGCAAAGCTGGAGTCGCGCCTGAGGTACCTCAGCATCGCCCACTGTGGCCGCATCACTGACGTAGGCATCCGATACATAACTAAGTACTGCAGCAAGTTGCGCTACCTCAATGCGCGGGGCTGTGAGGGCATCACGGACCATGGAGTGGAGTACCTTGccaaaaattgcacaaaactcaagTCTCTAGACATTGGGAAATGCCCTCTGGTCTCAGACGCTGGCTTGGAGTTTCTAGCTCTGAACTGCTTCAACTTGAAGCGACTGAGCCTCAAGTCATGTGAAAGCATCACCGGACAAGGCCTGCAGATTGTAGCTGCCAATTGCTTTGACCTGCAGATGCTTAATGTTCAGGACTGTGAGATCTCCGTGGAAGCTTTGCGGTTTGTTAAACGCCATTGCAAGCGTTGCATTATTGAACATACCAACCCTGCCTTCTTCTGATGTGAAACTTCACACTTGTCAAAAGCAAAGTATTACAAAAAAGTCTATATGTATGCACGCACACCATCCATATATTGCAACTGTACCTTCTCTGTGCCAGGGTGGAAGACGTGGAACTTTTCATCCGCGTGTGGTCCA is a genomic window containing:
- the FBXL7 gene encoding F-box/LRR-repeat protein 7, coding for MGANNGKQYGSDGKGSSSISSDVSSSTDHTPTKTQKNAATSEDSDLSMRTVSTPSPALICPPNSHGFQNGKGSSTSSSSITGETIAMVHSPPPTRLTHPLIRSASRLQKERANIDRLPDHSMIQIFSFLPTNQLCRCARVCRRWYNLAWDPRLWRTIRLTGETINVDRALKVLTRRLCQDTPNVCLMLETVIVNGCRRLTDRGLYTIAQCCPELRQLEVSGCYNISNEAVFDVVSLCPNLEHLDVSGCSKVTCISLTREASIKLSPLHGKQISIRYLDMTDCFVLEDEGLHTIAAHCTQLTHLYLRRCIRITDEGLRYLMIYCTSIRELSMSDCRFVSDFGMREIAKLESRLRYLSIAHCGRITDVGIRYITKYCSKLRYLNARGCEGITDHGVEYLAKNCTKLKSLDIGKCPLVSDAGLEFLALNCFNLKRLSLKSCESITGQGLQIVAANCFDLQMLNVQDCEISVEALRFVKRHCKRCIIEHTNPAFF